The segment TTTGACCTGTTTTATTCAGCTTTTGACATTCTCCTTGCCATTCGCCCTTTTCCAAAACAGTTTGGAGCATTTCACTCTCTTCTAGATCTTGTCCGAGAAGTGTACGGACATCTTTGCCGATAACTTCTACCGCATTCCATCCATAGAGTCGTTCTGCTCCTTGATTCCAAAACGTAATTTGATTCGAGAAATCGCAGACGAAAATTGCATCTGAAGCAATGTTAATTAATGCAGCCTGCTCTCGGATTTTTTCCTCACTTTCTTGCAATGCGAGTTCTGCTTGATGCCGCTTTTGTCGTTCTTTTGCTTCCCGCAATTCCCGTTCTACCGCAGGAACTAATCGTGCTAGGTTCCCCTTAAAAATATAGTCATGTGCGCCTGCTTTCATGGCAGCGACCGCAATTTCCTCCCCGATCGTGCCCGAAACGATAATGAATGGTAAATCTCGTTGCTGGCGCTGAACAAGCTTTAGCGCTTCTGGCGCACTAAACTTCGGCAAAGTATAGTCTGCAATGATCAGATCCCAAGTTGCGCGATCGAGCGCGGCTTGCATGGCTTCCGGAGTTTCCACCCGCACATAATCCAGGCTATAGCCACCCTGTCGTAACTCCCGCAGGATCAGGAGCATATCATCTTCTAAGTCTTCAACAATTAAAAGCTGTAGATGAGAATGCATATGCGATCGCCTCTCTAAACAGGGGGGGGTTCATTCATCAGTAACCAGTACATGCCCAATTGCCGAATCGCTTCGGAGAATTGCAGAAAATCAACTGGTTTGCGAATGTAGCTATTGCAACCCAAGCTATAACTATCGAGTAAATCCTGTTCTTCACTCGATGTCGTTAAGATCACTACAGGCAATAATTTGGTCGGTTCACTTTCTCGCAGACGGCGTAAAACTTCCAGTCCGTCAATTCGAGGAAGTTTGAGATCGAGGAGGACGACTGAGGGCTTGAATGTAATATCCCGTCCTGCATACAGCCCGGTTCCAAACAGATAATCTAAAGCTTCTACTCCATCTCTTGCGACAATAATTTCATTACCGATATGATGCCGTTTGAGTGCTCGCATTGCTAGAGCTTCGTCATCCGGATTATCTTCGACCAACAGGATCACTCTGCTATTCGCACTCATGCGCTGGGTTTCTCCTCTATTAATGTGAAATAGAAAGTTGCGCCTTGATCTAAGGCTCCTTCTGCCCAGACGCGACCGCCATGACGATGAATGATGCGCTGTACAGTCGCGAGTCCGACTCCATTACCCGGAAATTCAACCATGCTGTGTAACCGCTGAAACGGCTTAAATAATTTATCAAGAAACGCTGGGTCAAAGCCAACTCCATTATCTCGGACAAAGTAGAGGGGGATACCGTTGTCTTGTAGAATCATGCCAAATTCAATTTTGGCTTGTGCCTGCTTTTCAGTAAATTTCCAAGCATTATTTAATAAATTGTCTAAGACAACTTGGATCAGACGGGTATCTCCATAAGCGGTCAATCCCGGGTGTACCTGAACTTCTATTTGTCGTTGCGGAGAGGCTTGCTGTAACTGAGTGCAGATCCGGCTGGCAACTTGGCTGAGATCAAGGGTGTCTTTTCGCATATCACTGCGAGTGACTCGCGATAGCGTCAGGAGATCATCAATCAAGTGTCCCATGCGCTGAGTGGCAGAGCGGATACGACGCAAATAATCTTGCCCGCTCGGATCGAGTTGCTCGAAGCAATCTTCTAGTAATGCCTGACTGAAGCCATCAATGCTGCGTAAAGGGGCGCGCAAATCGTGCGAAACAGAATAGCTAAAGGCTTCTAATTCTGCATTGACTGCTTTAAGTTCAAGAATGGCTTGTTGTAACCCTTGGTTGAGTTTTTGGGCGCGTTGTTCAGCTTGCTGGCGCTCCGTGACTTCTGCGCGCAATTCTGCCAGCAGTTCTGCATGTTGCAGGGCAACTGCGAGGTGATTGGCGATTTGTTGCACAAACTCGATCTCTGTCGATTGCCACTGGCGCGGAGCGCGGCATTGATGAATACAGAGTAATCCCCATAGATTGCGACCTTGCAGAAGCGGCACGACGAGGTTGGCTCGCACTTGAAATTGAGCCAAAATTTGTCTGTGACAATCGCTTAATCCTGCTGTGTCGATGTCGGTTACATTTTGGATGCGCCCTTGTTGGTAATGTGCTGCGAACTGGTCGCCGAAGCAGTGATCGTGGATTTTTTGGGCGATCGCGGAAGAAAACTCAGGATCAACATCTTCTGAAACAAATTCTCCATCATTCCAACCGCAATCAGGATAGAAGCGAAATACGCCAACGCGATCGGCTCCGAGCAATTGCCGGACTTCGGCTGCGGTTGATTGAAAAATTGTTTCGAGATCAAGGGGCTCGCGTAAGCGGGCGATGACATGAAACAGAGCCTTCTGCCGCTCAACTAAAAAATTTGCCTGATTGATCTGCTGTTCTAAAGGCTGAATTTTGTCAGCGAGGGTTTGTCGGAGTTGCTCAAATGCGGCTTCATCTCGGCACAAGCTTTTCAGTTTTGTCAAGACTTCTGAATCCATGATTCGATTGTCCTCAGTCCGGGATGGATAAGAGTATTGTAAGAGGTCTGGCTATTCTCTAAGGATTTGGCTTGAACACAGCGTTTCACCCGATGTCTGTCTTACTGCAAGCAATATGAGCTACTCATTGCAATGAGCTACAAACAGACTACACCTTAAATTGCGATCGCACTAAGACACCATACAAATCGTAGGAGTTCCCGATCAATATAAAGTCATGGATTGATGTAACAGATTCAGAAACAGCGATCGTGTCTCATCATCAGGCTCGTTAACTTAGATCTATCCCTAATCAAGTTCTCAATCCTTATGAAACTCATGACTCAGAAACAATTCAGATTATCGCGTCACTTCATGACTTTTGCATTGTCTGGATTGATGTTCAGCACTGGAATAGGATTCTCTCAGCAAGCTGGATTTGCACATACTTCTGCATCTGCGATCGCGCTCACTACTCCGCGATCTGCACTTCCGTCATCCGTTGAACTTAAAGTCCGTCAAGCTGCCGCGCAGCAATTTAACATTCCGCTGCGCGAGATTCAAGTTGTGCATTTTTCTCAGCAAACTTGGACAGATGGATGTCTAGGTCTAGGAGGTGCGGCGGAAAGTTGTTTACAAGCACTGGTTGAAGGTTGGCAAATTGAAGTCTCCAGCGGGCAGCAAAATTGGCTGTATCGCACGGACAAGAATGCTGACACAATTCGCTTAGCACCCAACTCTGAAACAGGAGTGACTTTACCCGCATCAGTCAACCAACGCTTGCTCCGAACGGTTTCAAGACAAGTGCGAGTACCGATGCGTCGTTTAAAAGTAGCAGAAGTCAGATCCGCAACTTGGGATGGCTGCATGGGCGTTTTCAAACCAGGACAAGCCTGTACGAAGATTGCGATACCTGGATGGCAAGCGATCGTGACAAACGGCGATCGCAGTTGGGTCTATCACTTAGATCAGTCCGGCAATCGCATTGCTCAAAATCCCACAGCAAGCGGTAGCCAGGGTGGTTTAGTGCCTTCATTTATTCCAGAAGAGAACTTATCGCCGAGTGAAAAAGACGTTGTATTTCAATCGATCGTCAGCGGGGATCTGGCTGGCAAAGTGACACAACTTACGTTGACCCAGGATGGTGCAATCACCCAGTGGATCATGGGACCGAATATTCGTTCTCGTCCGATCGTGGTCAAGCGTCTCTCTCAGCAGCAAGTTGAGCAGTTTCAGCAAATGATGCAAACCCAGAGATTGCCCAATTTCCATCGCTTGCGTTATTTGAGTAGCGCCGCTATGGCAGACTATCCGACGACAACGCTGAAAGGCATGGGGATTACTGTTCAATACATCGATCTGGAAATTAAAAATCTTCCAAGAGCTTTACAAGACATGGTGCAAGCGTGGGCGCAACTGTCTGCTTCTGCGCAACGCTAGCTAGAGTCTCTCATTCTGAATTCGGAAGTGCTGCTCAAACGCAGTCTGTGCTTCTGTATCAGAAAATCAGAAATTTGTTGACATTTTGTAAACATAACGTTACATTAATTTACATAACGCAACAAACCACTGACTTAAGAGGAACCTGCGATGTATACGACTCGGAATGAAGACGGAATCTTGAACAACTACGCTTCGGAACCTGTGATGTATTTCGCTGAATCTCCTTCTTTCGAGCAACAGCAGAACTACGCTTTTCAAGGTGCGATCGCATTCCTACTCGTTGCCTTCACGTTTCTCACTGCGTTTGCTGCAAGCTAAGACTTTTCAGAAGTTGTCTCTCCTCAACTTCTGAATCCCTGACTGAGCAATAAGACTTTTCAGAAGTTGTCTCTCCTCAACTTCTGAATCTCTGGATCAATCATTGGAAAGTTGAAATCAGCCCTAGTAAATTGCTAGGGCTTTTTTGTTGCGACCTTCAAACTTTCCGAAAAATCGCTCGGTAGATCGGATCTCCAAAGGACATCACCATCAGTTCTCGCTCTGTTGGAATCGGTAACGGATTCTCAGCGAGCCACTCTGAACTGGTGCGCACAAAATTGGGTGACTCTGCAAATCGATCAACCATTTTCTGCGCAACTTCCAGGATGTCTGATTGCAGAAACACGGTTGTATCCGACTTCATAAATTCCGCCAAAGTTGTAACAATTTCCGGCTGTACAACTCGACGCTTTTGGTGTTTCCGCTTAAACCAAGGATCAGGAAACTGAATCGACACCCGCGCAAGCACACCTGTCGGCAAAGATGCCAACATCGGATGCAGCGAGTTACTCACATTGCAAAAAATGTAATGCAAATTTTTCAAGCCCGCTTCGTCTCGCCACTCTAAGGCTTGTTGAACAATCGGCTCTCGAATCTCTAACCCCAAATAATTCCAATCCGGGTGTTGCTCTGCCATTTTCAGCAAAAACACCCCTCGCCCACAGCCAATATCCAAATGCAAAGGGCGCGACAGATCTGAAAAAACCTGATTCCAGTCTGGCGCAGGCGTGGGGGTTTGATATCTCCGGCTCAGCGGATTTACATGCTCTCGAACTCGAACGATCGCCACAGTCTATTCCTTCTCCCGACAAATTCCAAAAACTGACGTATAGCCATGTAAGAATGTACTCCCTCCCACAGGCCCAATTTCACCGCTACAGAAAAAACCCGCGATCGGCAGTTCTTGCAAGTACTCATTCACCAATTGCGAATCAAAATTCGGTTCTCCATACAGCCCTTCGCCCCGTCCCAAACACGAAAACATTAAGGCTCCCGTCGGACTCGGATCAGATTGGCTCGTCTGCATATATCGCCGCAGGAACAAATCCAAATCTTCTGCGGAAGTTTCTGCATCTCTCAAGTGAAACTGAATCCGTTGACCGGGACGAATCAAATCGCCAATTGCGATCGCGCCCACTCTCGGATCAACGCCTAATAAATTCCGAATCAAAAAATCCCCAGGTTCCAAGGTCTGCTTAAATCCGTTCTGCGCCACACCCACAAAAATGTGATTCTGCTGTGCGAGCTGCTGATCTTCTTCGCTCAATCCCTGCACTAACTCTTGCAACTGTTCCAAGGGAGATCGCTTCACACCACAGCGATCAGACGGCACTCCTGAGCCATCGTCTTCTTGCATTGCCAGCAAGACATTGCGCTCGCCTTCGGTTACCCAATACGGTTTACCAATCGGACGGCAACCCTGAGCGACGATCGTTTCCATGACAATATTGCCGCTCAGCGCAACGCCAACCGCGCCTTCTCGATAAAAGCGATCGCCAAACAATCCGGTCGATCCCCCTAACGTTCCCGCACTTGCCAACCCGCCGACTTTCGGCGCACTAGGATAAGCAAAATCTAACCCTTGCAGTAGATCGTTGACTCGCGGCAAATCTGCGAGCACGATGAAATTTGGCGAATCTGATGTCGGAACCCCGATTAAATCTGTCCAAGTATCCGGCGGACTATCCAAATCCGGTAAATCCCCTGCCGAAATGTAAAACGGCTGCACCTTCACGTTCGGTAAATGCCCAAGCATCAGGCTCAGCGAAGGCTCCCCTTCGACTTCCCGCACTTTTCCCCGCTGTGTCATTCCGATAATGCCGCCCCCGCTACATCCAATCAGCGGCACACCCGGCAATTTTTCTCGAAATAAAGGCAACAATCGAGAGTACTCACTGGCAAAGGCAGATGAGATAAAAATAATCCCCAAATCAATTGAAGCTTGCAAGGTTGCCTGTGCTTGAGTCACAACTTCTTCGACCGCAGCTTCTAGGAATGGGCGAGTTGACAAGGCGCTTGCCCATCGCATGGATGATTTGAGAGATTCGGTCATACGCGATCGCTCTCCTGAGAAAAGTCGCAATGACTCTAGTGTAACGTGAGTTCGACGAGGGAAAGTAGCGCAAAAGAAAAGCTGAGACTACGTTTGAAAGAGTAATCAAAATCTTTCGAGTCTCAGCTTATGGAACCTATCGTATCGCGCCTCGACCTGACAGCTTTGTTCTGCGACGTAGACGACTTCTGCCAGACCTTTGAATGGGCATGGGCACACCAGCCCCAACTGCCGTCGATGCCTGGAGAGAAACGCAGTCGTTCCCGGTTGCGCTTGAGTGAAGTGATGACCATCGTGATTGCCTTTCATGCTTCTGGTGCAAGGACATTCAAGGATTTCTATACCCTGACCGTTCTACCGCATTGGCGCAAAGCGTTTCCGAATTTGGTGAGCTACACCCGATTTGTGGAACCTGATGCCTTGGTGCTTGATGCTGTTGTGTTGCTTCCTGATGACCCGACGCGGCGAGATGACGGGGATTGCCTTTGTCGATTCCACTCCAATTGAGGTGTGCCATCCCGCCCGTGCCCACAGTCACAAGGTGTTCAAACATCAAGTGGGTTGGGGCAAAAGCTCAACGGGCTGGAAGTTCGGCTTCAAGTTGCATCTGATCATCAACGAACACGGAGAACTCCTGGCGTTCAAGCTGACTCCTGCCAATACTGACGACCGTGCTCCTGTGGCTGAAATGACCGAAGGCATCTTCGGCAAGCTGTTTGGAGACCGGGGCTATATCTCACAGAAGTTGTTTGAGGAACTGTACGAGCGCGGCTTGAAACTGATCACCAAACGCAAGCGCAATATGAAACAGAAGCTCGTCACGCTGATGGATAAGATTCTGCTGCGAAAGCGTTCCCTCATTGAGTCAGTGAATGACCAATTGAAGAACATTTGTCAGATTGAGCATTCTCGTCATCGCAGTTATTGGAATTTTCTGGTCAACCTGATGGCCGGGTTGATTGCTTACACCTATCAGCCCAAGTTACCGTCGCTCGATTTGCAACCGAAAGGGTTGCCTGCTTTGCCTCCTGCCATCTTTTAGCGTGTCGAACTCACGTTAGTGTAGAACACGGTTGACAGCTTATCAGACTCACAGATCGGAAGACCGCACTTCAGGTAGAGTCGCCAAGGGGAAACAACACGGGTTAATATATGCACATAAAGCATGAGCGGACACTCACTGGAATGTTGTCTAGTGAGCAGATTAAAAAGAGCTGATTGTCCTAAGCTTGAATGCTGGATAGTCCTGTCAACCGTTCTCACTTGTCCTGAGTACAGTCCAGGTCTAACGTCTACTCTCTCTAACCCGCTTGTTTTGACTTGAATTAAAGAGGACGGATCCTAACAATGAGCAATATTGAAAAGCAGATTGAAGTCGAGCGTGATAATGCTCGCAAAGAGTGTGACATCAACGGTGCGAACTCGGCTGAGTGTGCGGCTGCTTGGGATGTAGTCGAAGAACTACAGGCTGAAGCGGCTCACCAGCGCGAAAGCAGCAAGCCCAAGAACAACTTTGAAAAATACTGCGACGATAATCCTGATGCACTAGAATGCCGCGTGTACGACGACTAATCGAATTCCTTGAATTCACAAATTCTCAAAAGTAAAGCAGGCAATCAATGCCTGCTTTTTTGTGGCATAACGAGAGTATCCCTAACTCAGCCCCCAGATGTACGAGAAATTAGACCTGCTAAAAGCGCTCTTCGTCGAGATGGATCAAGCCCTAGTCGCGTATTCGGGCGGGATCGATAGTACGCTTGTGGCAAAAGTTGCCTTTGATGTTTTGGGCGATCGTGCCATTGCTGTGACTGCCGAATCCCCGTCTCTCCTGCCCGAAGATCTTGAAGATGCTCGCATTCAAGCTGCTGAGATTGGCATTACTCACAAGATCGTTCAAACTCACGAATTAGAAAACCCCAATTATGCTTCTAATCCGGTCAATCGCTGTTATTTCTGTAAAAGCGAATTGCACGATACATTAAAGCCTCTCGCACATGAATGGGGTTATCCTTACGTGGTCGATGGTGTGAATGCAGATGATTTGCATGATTATCGTCCTGGCATTCAAGCTGCAAAAGAGCGAGGCGCACGATCTCCTTTAGCCGAAATTGGCATCACAAAAGCTCAAGTTCGAGCGATTGCGAAACATCTCGGATTGTCATATTGGGACAAACCTGCCCAACCTTGTTTGAGTTCACGGTTTCCCTATGGTGAGGAAATTACGATCGCGAAACTGCAACGAGTTGGACGGGCTGAAGTGTATTTAAGAAAACTGGGCTGGTCGAATATTCGAGTGCGATCGGAGGGTGACACGGCTCGGATTGAAGTCATGCCCGATCAAGTTAAAGAATTCGTTGTTCAGACGGATCTTTCAACGCTGGTCGAGGCATTTCAGTCTCTGGGCTTTTTATATGTCACCCTCGATTTAGAAGGCTACCGGAGCGGCAAACTCAATCAAGTTCTGCAATTTACGGCTGACCGCACGCCTTAAATGCATTCTTGAAGTCTTGCGGTCCGGTATATCCAGACGCAGAGGCTAACTGCTGAGGAGTTTGCCGACCGCTATAGAATTTGCCATTAATTTGCCAAGTTGGGTATCCAGGTTTCTGATTCAATTGACTTTCAGCTTCGCCTAACACTTTCTGGCAAGTCTCAATTTGAGCCTCTTTGCCACCTTCTGCACACTCGACGTAAGGAAAATCTGCGAGAGCTTCTTTGCCAAAGAATTGTTTCTGTTCACAGCAATGCGGACACCAATAAGCCCCATACATCGTGGCTCCAGTTTGCTTCAAGTGTTTCGCTAATCCAATTTCGGCTTGTCCAGACGTGTTATTGACAACAAAATAAGGATTGCCTGCCGCATCTGTAATGGTTGCGGCATCGATCGGACCTCTGCCAATCGAAGCGCCCCAAGCGATCGAGCCAATGAGAGTAATCATGGCGACGATTGTGCCCAGGAAAAATAACTGTCCACGATCGTTCCAATCTCGCCCAATCAGCGTCAATACGAACATCAATGTGGCAAACGTGGCTGAAGCCAGACAGAAATAACAAATTCCATTAACTCCAAACTGCGACACAAATTTGGAGAACATGATGTACATCAGGTAGCCGCTAAACAGCAACATTGCAGTTGCGCCTGCAAACAGCAGCAGCCAAGTTTGATTCTCTAAATTGGTGCGGAGCGATTTCTTCTCTTCAGGATTCACCAGCAAGGGAGCCAAGGCAAGTACTGCCATTCCGATGTATGCCAATAATCCATACAGAGAAAGGGGCAGCCCGAATAAGACGGCATAGGGGCTTTCCAGCACCCGTTCACATCCACTGGTCGGACATGCCACCGTGGCGCTAGACAATTTGTTAAAGGTGATATAGCCCGTGTTGAGAATGCCAAGCCCTGCGATCGCGCCAATCAGCGGGCGAGCGGCACGGTGTATCCAAGGGGTAGAACGTCGGCGAGTCATAATTTTGATTTCAACGGGAGTCGGTACATACTTTATCAGGGTAACTGCTGCTCGTGCGATTCGGACGTGTAGTTTATTGTGTCCGAATCGAATGGGGTTGAGCCGATTATTTTCATGATGCGAAACGGCATTTCTAAGTTTCTGAGAAATTTGCTTGCAAAGTTACGATTCTTTTGCTAATTTAATTAAGCGCCGAAACGCGCTCCCGCCGGGATAGCTCAGTTGGTAGAGCAGAGGACTGAAAATCCTCGTGTCACGAGTTCAAGTCTCGTTCCTGGCATAAGTTCTAGCCTTCAGATAAAAGCAATGAGCTGAATCTGAGCTAAAGCTCAACTCATTCAAATAACTTTTTCTTGCACACTCGTCATGGTGAGAAAATATTACCTATTTCTATAGTTATTTAATAGAGATAGGTAATATTTTTTGTATGTTCTATTTAACCGACAGCATCTTGGGTTGGTGCCATACTTGAGAGAACATGGGTTTAATTTAATGAAGTTTTTATAGTTGTAAGTGACTTTTTATATGTCATAGTGACGAATTAGTGTCGTTGAGACTGTAAAGCTTGTCTCTTCTGACGTTTAGCGTCCAGTGCAAATTCAGAGAATATAACCTTACCTCCAGCTCAAGACTTGGAAGTTTGTTGGGGCAAGACTATCTCAATGACAAGATTTTGTCTCGATGTCATTTAATTTGGCACTGTACAGCTACTAAACTCCCTGGTTTTTGACCATATTTGGGTACGAGTGTAACCGTTACAGGACAAGAGATTCAGCAATTTTGAAAACTTTTCCGCAATCGAGTATTGATTTGCTACAGTGTACTCGGAAAATAATTTTTCAGAGGAATCACTGATAATGTTCCTGTGCCAAGTTGAACTCTTATCAAGCCTTCCACAACCCAATGGAGAACCGTTTTATCTCGGTGTGGGGAAATACAATTTCGATCCAAACTTGCAAGTTGGTGATGAAGTCTGGGTCAACGATTGGGAGGTAGGGGGTAAGACTTACCACCTCAAAACGAAGGTTGTCGCTAGAAAGAAGGAGATTCATCCTCCTGATCACACTTTAGAAAGATTTGGTGCAGAAGCAATACGAAATGGTCTTTTCATCTTGCGAATTTTCGTCGAAGCTGAAGACAGAGACGCAGTTCTAGAAATCAGCGAGAATATCGAACGTCACAAATCAACTGCTGGATTTCCAGCATAGCCTTAAGAGCGAAATGGTTGGCAGTTCTTGACGATTAACTCAATCTAGTAACTCCCAAATGAAGGCGGCTCAAGTGCGATTGGTTCCAACCCCTTCTCGCACTTGAGTTATGATTGCTCACCTTCAACTTAGCTTTTCGTTGACTTTCCCTTCAATTACTTCCTGAACAGCATCAGGCAGGTTCCCGAAAAAATCGTGCCCAGTCAGCCGCTCAACTTCATCCACCGAAGTTACATACTTCTTCCAGGGCTTCAAGTTCACCCCTTGCTGATTAGGGACAACAAGACCGATCGTGCGGCTTACCTTCTCGGTCACGTCTTTTGGCTTGATGCCCGAACGATCGAGAACTAGCGCATCTGTCGCTGATCTCGTCAATAGTGCCAGTGCTTATAGGATGGGGTTCAGAAATAGGTTACAAAAGAGGCATTGAAACTGTGCAGGAACGTTGTCCATAACTGTTAGACAGGTAGAAACCCCAGCACAGCTAGGAACACGCTCTACATAAGAACGATGACGGTATTTGTAACTATTATTTCTGGTGTTGCAACTTTTGTACTAGGGCAAATTTTACTCAAACTGCTTATAGAGCCAGTTCATGAATTTAGAAGGACTGTTGCTGATATTGCCCTTGCATTAATTGAATACGCAAATATTTATGCGAATCCTGGTGTGGCTGGTGAAGAAGTTGAAAAGCTGGCTTCAGTAAATTTGCGAAAACTATCTTCACGCCTTCACGCTCAAATGTATTTAATTCCTTGTTATTCCTTTACTTCTAAAGTGTTTCGACTGCCTTCAGGAGATAAAGTCAGAGAAGTTGCAAGCAACATCATCGGCTTATCCAATGGGTTATCTAAATCGTCATCTGATCTAATTTCCGCAAATGTACAAAGGGCTAACAAAATTCACCACTTGCTCGGTATTCCACCTTCGTAACCAAATAGCAACAAGCAACTGGGGTCGATCGACTTTCTATGGGGACAAATGTGACAATTGCTGTACAGTGCCAAATTAAATGACATCGAGACAAAATCTTGTCATTGAGATAGTCTTGCCCCAACAAACTTCCAAGTCTTGAGCTGGAGGTAAGGTTATATTCTCTGAATTTGCACTGGACGCTAAACGTCAGAAGAGACAAGCTTTACAGTCTCAACGACACTAACTCAACGACACTAATTCGTCACTATGACATATAAAAAGTCACTGTACAATCGCGCTTGCTCAAGCTAAACGGTTGCAAACCTTTAG is part of the Leptolyngbya boryana PCC 6306 genome and harbors:
- a CDS encoding response regulator, with amino-acid sequence MSANSRVILLVEDNPDDEALAMRALKRHHIGNEIIVARDGVEALDYLFGTGLYAGRDITFKPSVVLLDLKLPRIDGLEVLRRLRESEPTKLLPVVILTTSSEEQDLLDSYSLGCNSYIRKPVDFLQFSEAIRQLGMYWLLMNEPPPV
- a CDS encoding GAF domain-containing protein — translated: MDSEVLTKLKSLCRDEAAFEQLRQTLADKIQPLEQQINQANFLVERQKALFHVIARLREPLDLETIFQSTAAEVRQLLGADRVGVFRFYPDCGWNDGEFVSEDVDPEFSSAIAQKIHDHCFGDQFAAHYQQGRIQNVTDIDTAGLSDCHRQILAQFQVRANLVVPLLQGRNLWGLLCIHQCRAPRQWQSTEIEFVQQIANHLAVALQHAELLAELRAEVTERQQAEQRAQKLNQGLQQAILELKAVNAELEAFSYSVSHDLRAPLRSIDGFSQALLEDCFEQLDPSGQDYLRRIRSATQRMGHLIDDLLTLSRVTRSDMRKDTLDLSQVASRICTQLQQASPQRQIEVQVHPGLTAYGDTRLIQVVLDNLLNNAWKFTEKQAQAKIEFGMILQDNGIPLYFVRDNGVGFDPAFLDKLFKPFQRLHSMVEFPGNGVGLATVQRIIHRHGGRVWAEGALDQGATFYFTLIEEKPSA
- the psb34 gene encoding photosystem II assembly protein Psb34 encodes the protein MYTTRNEDGILNNYASEPVMYFAESPSFEQQQNYAFQGAIAFLLVAFTFLTAFAAS
- the trmB gene encoding tRNA (guanosine(46)-N7)-methyltransferase TrmB — encoded protein: MAIVRVREHVNPLSRRYQTPTPAPDWNQVFSDLSRPLHLDIGCGRGVFLLKMAEQHPDWNYLGLEIREPIVQQALEWRDEAGLKNLHYIFCNVSNSLHPMLASLPTGVLARVSIQFPDPWFKRKHQKRRVVQPEIVTTLAEFMKSDTTVFLQSDILEVAQKMVDRFAESPNFVRTSSEWLAENPLPIPTERELMVMSFGDPIYRAIFRKV
- a CDS encoding FIST signal transduction protein gives rise to the protein MTESLKSSMRWASALSTRPFLEAAVEEVVTQAQATLQASIDLGIIFISSAFASEYSRLLPLFREKLPGVPLIGCSGGGIIGMTQRGKVREVEGEPSLSLMLGHLPNVKVQPFYISAGDLPDLDSPPDTWTDLIGVPTSDSPNFIVLADLPRVNDLLQGLDFAYPSAPKVGGLASAGTLGGSTGLFGDRFYREGAVGVALSGNIVMETIVAQGCRPIGKPYWVTEGERNVLLAMQEDDGSGVPSDRCGVKRSPLEQLQELVQGLSEEDQQLAQQNHIFVGVAQNGFKQTLEPGDFLIRNLLGVDPRVGAIAIGDLIRPGQRIQFHLRDAETSAEDLDLFLRRYMQTSQSDPSPTGALMFSCLGRGEGLYGEPNFDSQLVNEYLQELPIAGFFCSGEIGPVGGSTFLHGYTSVFGICREKE
- a CDS encoding Calvin cycle protein CP12; protein product: MSNIEKQIEVERDNARKECDINGANSAECAAAWDVVEELQAEAAHQRESSKPKNNFEKYCDDNPDALECRVYDD
- the larE gene encoding ATP-dependent sacrificial sulfur transferase LarE: MYEKLDLLKALFVEMDQALVAYSGGIDSTLVAKVAFDVLGDRAIAVTAESPSLLPEDLEDARIQAAEIGITHKIVQTHELENPNYASNPVNRCYFCKSELHDTLKPLAHEWGYPYVVDGVNADDLHDYRPGIQAAKERGARSPLAEIGITKAQVRAIAKHLGLSYWDKPAQPCLSSRFPYGEEITIAKLQRVGRAEVYLRKLGWSNIRVRSEGDTARIEVMPDQVKEFVVQTDLSTLVEAFQSLGFLYVTLDLEGYRSGKLNQVLQFTADRTP
- a CDS encoding vitamin K epoxide reductase family protein; its protein translation is MTRRRSTPWIHRAARPLIGAIAGLGILNTGYITFNKLSSATVACPTSGCERVLESPYAVLFGLPLSLYGLLAYIGMAVLALAPLLVNPEEKKSLRTNLENQTWLLLFAGATAMLLFSGYLMYIMFSKFVSQFGVNGICYFCLASATFATLMFVLTLIGRDWNDRGQLFFLGTIVAMITLIGSIAWGASIGRGPIDAATITDAAGNPYFVVNNTSGQAEIGLAKHLKQTGATMYGAYWCPHCCEQKQFFGKEALADFPYVECAEGGKEAQIETCQKVLGEAESQLNQKPGYPTWQINGKFYSGRQTPQQLASASGYTGPQDFKNAFKACGQP
- a CDS encoding DNA/RNA non-specific endonuclease — encoded protein: MTRSATDALVLDRSGIKPKDVTEKVSRTIGLVVPNQQGVNLKPWKKYVTSVDEVERLTGHDFFGNLPDAVQEVIEGKVNEKLS